A stretch of the Papaver somniferum cultivar HN1 chromosome 6, ASM357369v1, whole genome shotgun sequence genome encodes the following:
- the LOC113291203 gene encoding uncharacterized protein LOC113291203 translates to MIFLKPELAEPAGKNPQLMDWVFKSLRSPIWNDLKMHVLGFLNTLLMSSLKNRLEFGEMDAVAVVVNALSSLEEDFIPDEEYLLQTLFSCLLFLLEFHENIVKFVKAGGVQSMIGIIQQEDFGYCYGSAIAALDIAMKACKSASKEFVNDKLAFDIAFPPYMDMVALITKTERDSLVKKLEENDFKRITWLMELYKRYSEKAEGMTNHLKGKQVALFTCLFLMISALSLSVLMSNILYPCLSLLHMDSPRFRSALFLQSRFDVVIVMNITTEKTIWIILLDHEIIIK, encoded by the exons ATGATTTTTCTTAAACCAGAATTAGCAGAACCTGCTGGAAAGAATCCCCAACTGATGGATTGGGTGTTTAAATCACTCAGGTCTCCCATATGGAATGATCTAAAAATGCATGTTCTGGGGTTCTTAAATACTCTTTTGATGTCTAGTCTTAAAAATAGACTTGAGTTTGGGGAAATGGATGCTGTAGCTGTTGTAGTAAATGCTCTTTCATCTCTTGAAGAAGATTTTATCCCGGACGAAGAATACCTGCTGCAGACTTTGTTTAGTTGTTTACTTTTTCTATTAGAATTTCATGAAAATATAGTGAAGTTTGTCAAGGCTGGAGGTGTTCAGTCAATGATTGGAATTATTCAGCAAGAGGACTTTGGTTATTGTTATGGGTCTGCAATTGCGGCACTTGATATCGCAATGAAAGCTTGTAAATCTGCTTCTAAGGAATTTGTGAATGATAAGTTGGCATTTGACATTGCATTCCCTCCTTACATGGATATG GTGGCATTAATTACCAAGACGGAAAGAGATAGCTTGGTAAAAAAGCTTGAGGAGAATGATTTCAAAAGAATCACCTGGCTTATGGAGCTCTATAAACG ATATTCGGAAAAAGCTGAAGGAATGACGAATCATCTCAAAGGCAAACAGGTTGCTCTCTTTACGTGTTTGTTTCTCATGATATCAGCTTTAAGTTTATctgttttgatgtcaaatatcttaTACCCTTGTTTATCTCTTCTGCATATGGATTCTCCACGGTTCAGGTCAGCATTGTTCTTGCAGTCTCGCTTTGATGTTGTCATTGTTATGAATATCACAACTGAAAAGACAATCTGGATAATCCTTTTAGATCATGAGATCATTATAAAGTAG
- the LOC113285966 gene encoding 40S ribosomal protein S29-like, producing MGNANVWNSHHKNYGPGSRTCRVCGNPHAIIRKYGLMCCRQCFRSYAKEISFIKYR from the exons ATGGGGAACGCTAATGTCTGGAACTCTCACCATAAAAACTACGGTCCTGGTTCTCGTACTTG CCGTGTTTGTGGAAACCCCCATGCCATCATCAGGAAGTATGGTCTCATGTGTTGCAGACAGTGCTTCCGCAGTTACGCCAAGGAAATTAGTTTCATCAAG TACCGTTAA
- the LOC113291204 gene encoding uncharacterized protein LOC113291204, whose protein sequence is MHVPASDDCNPPPSLPGPSLTTIISETLGIMIPPMRERHVPETPDQLQASFNEIFDAYTKARKDHESEPPDTFTDSLHDFEVKLINIVLDFRFFKAVNPDIYPDVVKLPAIRSMLDLLNGGYHCGNLLAGFILCTFETLTDPGIFVPGQEEEATSFVKSLVELGALNVFVSTLDKFPVDAVHFPSVQTIAQMIFLKPELAEVAGLNSQLMDWVFKALRSPIWNDLTMHVLGLLNTLLMSSVKNRLNFGEKDALAVVVNALSSLEESFNLHEEYLLQTLFSCLLFLLEFPANIVKFVEAGGVQSMIGIIQQEDFGYCYGSAIVALDIAVKACQSASQQFVNDKLAFDTAFPPSMEMVALPRRKQIAW, encoded by the exons ATGCATGTTCCAGCCTCCGACGATTGCAATCCACCCCCTTCCCTCCCCGGGCCTAGTCTTACAACTATAATATCAGAAACTCTAGGGATTATGATTCCACCGATGCGCGAAAGACATGTTCCAGAAACACCTGATCAACTTCAGGCATCTTTCAATGAAATATTCGATGCTTACACTAAAGCTCGTAAAGATCATGAATCTGAACCTCCTGATACATTTACTGATTCTCTTCATGATTTTGAAGTTAAACTTATTAATATAGTTTTAGACTTCAGATTTTTCAAAGCTGTTAATCCTGATATTTATCCCGATGTAGTAAAGCTTCCGGCTATTAGATCGATGCTTGATTTATTAAATGGTGGATATCATTGTGGGAACCTTTTAGCTGGTTTTATTCTTTGTACATTCGAAACTCTAACTGATCCGGGCATTTTCGTACCTGGTCAAGAAGAAGAAGCTACCTCATTTGTTAAATCTCTAGTTGAGCTTGGAGCCCTGAACGTATTTGTTTCTACTCTTGATAAGTTTCCTGTAGATGCTGTTCATTTCCCATCAGTTCAAACTATTGCGCAGATGATTTTTCTTAAACCAGAATTAGCAGAAGTCGCTGGACTGAATTCCCAACTGATGGATTGGGTGTTTAAAGCACTCAGATCTCCCATATGGAATGATCTAACAATGCATGTTCTGGGGTTATTAAATACTCTTTTGATGTCTAGTGTTAAAAATAGACTTAATTTTGGGGAAAAGGATGCTTTAGCTGTTGTAGTAAATGCTCTTTCATCTCTTGAAGAAAGTTTTAACCTGCACGAAGAATACCTGCTGCAGACTTTGTTTAGTTGTTTACTTTTTCTATTAGAATTTCCCGCCAATATAGTGAAGTTTGTCGAGGCTGGAGGTGTTCAGTCAATGATCGGAATTATTCAGCAAGAGGACTTCGGTTATTGTTATGGGTCTGCAATTGTGGCACTTGATATTGCAGTGAAAGCTTGTCAATCTGCTTCTCAGCAATTTGTGAATGATAAATTGGCATTTGACACTGCATTCCCTCCTTCCATGGAAATG GTGGCATTGCCGAGACGGAAACAGATAGCTTGGTAA